In Dryobates pubescens isolate bDryPub1 chromosome 16, bDryPub1.pri, whole genome shotgun sequence, the sequence TGTTTGCTTCTTTTGCTGTAACAAGGCAAATGAACTTACCCTTTACAAGGACTAAAGCAGCCATCTTGCAAAGCCTTATCCTGGATTCAGGAGCTCATTTTTTTTGGCAAAAAAAGGGAGAGCTTCTGTCCTTCACACCACATTGCATGTTGTTTtatctgcctctgctcctctagCATTTGGAGCTGTGGAAACCTGAACCGGTTGGCTTCTCTTGCAAATGGGATAAGCAATAATGAAGCTGAAATGTCATCCCAATAACAAGTCACGAGACAGCCTGCCACAGACTAAAACCTCACCTGGGGAATAGCCCATTAAAGACAGAACAAAAGAGACATGGACGCAGTTGGAAGCATCTGTTTGCTCTCTGGGAGTGGCGCCAAAAAGAAAAGGCGTTCAAACAGCTGGCAACAGAGAAATGTTTGGCAAACCAGGGCTGAAGCTGGTGATAATAGCAGCAACTGCTCTAAGTCCTCTTTGGAGTAAGCAAGCTGGTCATGAGACATCAGATCTGTGGGATGATCAtcctgctgaagcagaggaCCAGATTTGGATGCTCCCCAGGTCCTTTAGTTCCTGCTCCAGCATGTGTAAATGATAacatggggggggaaaaggcaacAGGGTAGGAGGATCAACACAGACTAGGTGACTGTAAGCCAGAAAGTATTTGTTTGTTCATAGCAAGCTATTTTTTGCTATAGTGCCTTTCATGAAGAAGAAATCCCTTTTAGGACAATCTGGGAACTGAATAGGCAGTTCAAGGAGGAACAATGTGTAGCAAAGATTCAAACTGGAGGCCAAGATGTGTGTTGGCTGTAAAGACCAGTTAAAGCTCGTCATTAAGAGTCAGTGCACAAGGAAAAGTGCATATGGTCTTTTTAACATCAGCATAATGTGAGCAGTTAAATCTTGCACAGTGCTCTGCAAGATAAGTGGAATAGCTGGCAGGGCTTGCTCAGAGAAAAAGCAGTGCACTTTCTGAGAACAGGTTCCCATAGTTAGATCCTACTGCTCTGCCAGCTTAATTAGGCCCTAATTTCACACATGAATAGGTGTTTTGGAACCTGCTATTTACACTGTCAGAGAAAGGCAACCAtgacagcattttctttttgaagGAGGTGATTGTGGACTGAGAAAACCAGATGCATTTCACACCAGGTTTCTGAACAACTTTCAAACAGTCTCTTAGAAGGGAGATGGAACAGGAGTAGAGTTCCCAGATTCCATTCTCACAGGTCTAGTCTTCACTCAGGCTGCCATCAAAAGACCTCAGCTTCCCTCACCACGTAGGTGATGGTGACTGGGGCCAGAGCATGGAGCCCCTCCAGCACCAAGCCACTGTCTGCAAGCTCCTGGCTATTGCCTATAGTACCCTAAGCCATTAGCTGCTTCGGGAGAAGGCTTGGGGTATTAGTAACTGTTGGTTGCCTGTAGGCAGGagtgtttcttttcctgcctcatTGTGTTGTTTAGGTAGAGTCATGCATTGGAGACTGCCAGCATtcatctttccttcttcttccttacAGCCCATGCCGCATCTGAAGTTGTTGTTAGAGCAGTGATCGGGCAAAGCGCTCGGTTGCCTTGCTTCTACCGGGTGGCACAACATAAGGATATCTCTGAcatgtgctggggcagaggcccATGCCCAAATTCCAAGTGCAACAACAAAATTTTGCACACCACTGGGAACAGGGTGACGTTCAGACAGTCTCAGGAATACAATCTCCGGGGCTATATTGCCCACGGAGACGTGTCTCTGACGATCCGGAGAGTGAAGGCAGAAGATGCAGGCACTTACTGCTGTCGTGTGGAGATCCCAGGCTGGTTCAATGACATCAAACAGAACATACAGCTGGAGGTGGTCACAGGTGAGTTTGAGGACCTTTGTGAtagagccagcagggagaaacttatagaatcaacaaggttggaaaagacctcaaagatcattgagtccaacctgtcacccaagacctcatgactactagaccatggcaccaagtgccacatccaatcccctcttgaacacctccagggatggtgacttcaccacctccctgggcagcacattccaatggctaacaactctctctgtgaagaactttctcctcacctccagcctaaacttcccctggcacaacttgagactgtgtcctctcattctggtgctggttctggtgctggagaccaaccccctcctggctacccttcaggtagttgtagacagcaataaagtctccctggagcctcctcttctccaggctaaacaatcccagctcccccagcctctcctcatagggcttgtgctcgaagtCTCTCCcaagcctcgttgcccttctctggacatgtgcaagagactcaatgtccttcttaaactgaggggcccagaactgaacacagtactcaaggtgtggcctaatagGAGTTTAAAAGTGgagttttgcttggttggtttgttcaTTTTGGCcaaaaagttttcccttaatGACATAGTTTTCATGAGAGATCTGCAACCAGTTGCCAATTTGACTCACAATTTTGGTGAGAAAATAGTAAATTttacctttttgttgttgttgttttacttttaaatgaaatatttaatttctCATTGTGTAACTATATTTGACACTTAACAAAATGATGGAATGAAATGAGAAATTTATCATTTAAAGCACCCTTGCAATAAGACTCAGTCTTTCCTTTGGGGTTCACCTCAACACCAAAAAGACTTTGGTTTAGTACATGTCATAAGAAAGCCCACATGTTGAGAAATTTTATCTTGAAGGAGTTTTTACAGAACCACAAAATTccccttccttttattttgctgAGTTGCAGGCTAAGGAAAAGGTCTTGCAAAGTCTGTGCTTTGCAAAGCAGAGGCAAAAAGATGGCAttcccaccccccacacacagagTGTTCAGGAGCACAGTTGGTGCTGGTGTACACAGCACtcttgtatcatagaatcacagaattgttagggttggaagggacctcaaggatcatctagttccaacccctttaccatgggcagggacccctcacactagatcaggttgctcagagccacatccagcctggccttaaaaacctccaggaatggagcttctaccacctccctgggcagcctgtttgtggtgggtttaggctatgcctttaaaatttagttacagattttgagcagaaaagtagaaaaatataaataaatcactattgggtgtaagaaggaaaacaaaagattattctaaacaaattcattagataaatatctagaataagaggagctgtaccataacaattcttcctcttttctcctctcttctgatcttgtcTGGTTTTGCTTCACTTAGAAGAGATAATCTGCATGCTTTTGGcttggccttggctaagtctaactcctctgctcttttgtcccttttgtacaggggggaaaggggaagactGGGGGgaagaagctagtagcttcctctggtccttggccaggggggtccttatgctgttcattaattgtgaatatctgtataatattacAAATCCTGtattcttggtgccatggtttagtcatgaggtctgtggtgacaggttggacctgatgatctttgaggtctcttccaaccttggtgattctgtgattcattgcattccattgtagagtgtaggtgctgcttgtaaatacagcttcatttgcttctaactgagttggtctggcaaagttaacattgggggagggggggaaacttcaacccaccacactgttCCAGTTATAAATTGTGGATCAGGAAAGTGAAGGAAAAATTCTGCAATCCTATGTCTGTCTCTTGAGTTGAAAGGCAACAGGGGTTGTGGAAATGCACTGGTTGAAAAGATTGGCAAGAAGCTtgtgactgaaaaaaagaaaaaaagagctattttatttattttattttcatgaggacattgaaaagaaaaaactcATGAAGTTTGTAAGTTTTTCCATTCTACCACACAAAGTTCTGGTCCTTCCATTTCTCTAAGAGGGTCAAGGAGGTGGTGTTTGAGAGTTTGagaccaaaacaacaaacaaacaaaccaccaaaaaagaaaagccccaaatgtgctctggctggggcatGTTTTCTGCTGGTAAAACAACCTTTTTAAATAGTGACTCTGCCATCTCAATTCTTAGTATTTTAGCAGCTAGATAATATTCATCCATTCATTTCTTGGCTGCCTTTCCTCAGGCTGGGTTGTGAATGCTCTAATCTAGCTTTTCTCTTGGCTATGCTTTCTCCATGCAGCCCCTCCAGTGATGACAACCACCACGAGAAGGACAACCACCACGAGAAGGACAACCACCACGAGAAGGACAACCACCAGACATTTTAAAACCACAACTGTTGCTCCCCAAACAACCTCTGATCACCAAACAACAGCAGAGATTGCTGTCCTCCTGACAACCACCATCCCAGAAGCAAAAACTGACTCCACTGAGTCTCCACTTATTACGCTGGAGACCACTGCTCCCCCAACATTTGCTGTGACAGAAAATGATGCTTTTCAAGAAACTACAGTGGCAATTAGTACTTCCCCAGAGTTTTCAACTCTTTTCCAAGCACATGACATGAGGACTGAAGATTATGACATGCTCTTCCCAACAGAGTCTGTCCCTCTGCCTGGAGGTATGAAAGATAAGCAGCACTAATccgttcttttttttctgttcagcaGGTATGGTCTGTGTTAGCCTGACTCTGGCATCATAGACACTCTCCAGATACTTCTGGGAATTTTCCTCTGAGATGCCTATAAGTACTCCTCAGTAGATTAAAGGAAACACAATATTGTGGATGATGCCAAAGTGGGGTGCATGGCCAAGATGGTGGTGGAAGtgaggagaagttcttcacagagagagttgttagccattggaatgtgctgcccagggaagtggtggagtcaccatccctggaggtgttcaagaggggattggatgtggcactaggtgccatggtctagtagtcatgaggtgttgggtgacaggttggacctgatgatccttgaggtcttttccaaccttgttgattctatgattctatgaagatagCAGAGGGTCAGGCTTGTATTCAGAGGAGTTTTCACAGGCTGGTGAAATAATGTGCCAGAAACTTCCTGAGGTATAACagaaagtcctgcacctgggatggAGTAAGAGAGATTCACCTTAACTATGTACTAATTTTTTCCTATTGATTTTGGAAGGGCAATCGAAATGGTCTGCTGTAGATGTTAGTTTAGAACTCATTCTGCTTGAGCAATCAAGTCAGTGAGAATTGAAACCATGCTTAAACTTGAGTCCTTACATTGTCACCACACACAAAGGCTGCTGTTATTATTTGTTAGTGACCTATGATCATCCAAACCATTCCTGTATTTCTACTTTAGCCACGTGAGTGACTTCTTCTTCACAGGCTGCACACAAGGCTGATTTTTGTACATTTTGGGGTCTTGTATCACGTGAAGTTCTTTCCGATCTGAACCTCTGAGGACAACTTTTCTGTGTCCTCTCTTGTCTCCCAGCTGTAGCAACATGTCCTAGTTAAACTTGGTAACAACTCATTTCATCTACAGCTGA encodes:
- the LOC128897909 gene encoding LOW QUALITY PROTEIN: T-cell immunoglobulin and mucin domain-containing protein 4-like (The sequence of the model RefSeq protein was modified relative to this genomic sequence to represent the inferred CDS: inserted 1 base in 1 codon): MRLQWSSLSTSXKVQISLLPVTALESPAAKMSHFLLFHWIMMQIFIAHAASEVVVRAVIGQSARLPCFYRVAQHKDISDMCWGRGPCPNSKCNNKILHTTGNRVTFRQSQEYNLRGYIAHGDVSLTIRRVKAEDAGTYCCRVEIPGWFNDIKQNIQLEVVTAPPVMTTTTRRTTTTRRTTTTRRTTTRHFKTTTVAPQTTSDHQTTAEIAVLLTTTIPEAKTDSTESPLITLETTAPPTFAVTENDAFQETTVAISTSPEFSTLFQAHDMRTEDYDMLFPTESVPLPGVTAEIIPAEETESAHTSLMVEDLPITEISVSSDEKAEKHDDNGDKLGSFSSYFELGSSEKHCKIQPRMDISELLARRAMHSCVSRSEVNMFLKPFQFLFSAFQFPSHAILIAGLTAASILFILMLSLLFWKRKYP